From a single Nymphaea colorata isolate Beijing-Zhang1983 chromosome 4, ASM883128v2, whole genome shotgun sequence genomic region:
- the LOC116253525 gene encoding uncharacterized protein LOC116253525 isoform X2: MEGLVRGLLNVALGEGDDDQPREERSRSTWAQVVSGEQDGREEGSPQWNAHRHNAEFGEHEKGEKGPRYHQSSSHPYSESNNEEWTTVPDHNDRKPQKQTHEVGFYRQEEREEKIHQSGYSSTHQYSCETSNIEEWQTVNSHHVRKPHRQSHAEKMEHWHGYKRPASEQEYADEVSHVDLEPTEEELNNLSVACDKLWQLDLNRLVPGKDYEIDCGEGKKAYEKEDVARGALFSYLSEDVLHRPSYSRFCALLDNYNPCQGAKEVTTPEERQEQDAFIEEISRTAPVKYLYRYLLSKGIISEHYDDFKRRMRAIWFDLYGRGGASNSSSAFEHVFVGEIKGRGENQVSGFHNWIQFYLEEAKGRVDYHGYILPRRRGHFPDSETQLLTIQFEWNGVLKSVSSTLVGVSPEFEIALYTVCFFAGEEDNHVQLGPYPVNIKCYRLGHDKIGSAFPIAQC, translated from the exons ATGGAAGGATTGGTCAGAGGTCTGCTAAATGTGGCGTTGGGCGAAGGAGACGACGACCAACCTAGAGAAGAGCGCTCCAGATCCACCTGGGCAcag GTTGTATCTGGAGAGCAGgatggaagagaagaaggatcCCCTCAATGGAATGCTCACCGACACAAT GCTGAGTTCGGAGAGCATGAAAAGGGCGAGAAAGGTCCACGGTATCATCAGTCGAGTTCCCATCCGTACAGT GAGAGCAACAATGAGGAGTGGACAACTGTTCCCGACCACAATGACAGGAAGCCCCAGAAGCAAACACATGAG GTTGGGTTTTACCgtcaagaagaaagagaagaaaaaatccaCCAGAGCGGCTATAGTAGTACCCATCAATACAGC TGTGAAACCTCGAACATTGAGGAGTGGCAAACTGTCAATTCACATCATGTCAGGAAACCTCATAGACAATCTCATGCG GAAAAAATGGAACATTGGCATGGCTACAAGAGGCCAGCCAGTGAGCAGGAATACGCTGATGAAGTAAGCCACGTTGATCTGGAACCGACAGAAGAGGAGCTTAACAATCTCTCAGTAGCTTGTGACAAGCTTTGGCAACTTGATTTGAACCGCTTGGTACCTGGGAAAGATTATGAGATTGATTGTGGAGAAGGGAAAAAGGCCTATGAGAAGGAAGATGTGGCACGAGGAGCTTTGTTTTCTTATCTAAGTGAAGATGTACTCCATCGACCAAGTTACTCCCGATTTTGTGCTCTTTTAGACAACTATAATCCATGTCAAGGTGCTAAAGAGGTGACAACACCCGAAGAGAGACAGGAACAAGATGCATTCATTGAGGAGATTAGTAGGACTGCGCCAGTCAAGTATCTGTATAGATATCTTCTTTCAAAAGGGATTATTTCTGAGCATTATGATGATTTTAAGAGAAGGATGAGAGCCATATGGTTTGATCTTTATGGAAGAGGCGGCGCATCTAATAGCTCTTCTGCATTCGAACATGTCTTTGTTGGTGAAATAAAGGGCCGTGGGGAGAACCAAGTTTCAGGTTTTCACAACTGGATTCAG TTTTACCtggaagaagctaaagggagggTCGACTATCATGGATACATTCTTCCTAGAAGGCGTGGACATTTC CCAGATTCAGAAACTCAACTGCTCACTATCCAGTTCGAGTGGAATGGCGTTCTCAAGTCTGTCTCTAGCACCTTGGTTGGTGTGAGCCCTGAGTTCGAAATTGCTCTCTACACTGTATGTTTCTTTGCAGGTGAAGAGGATAACCACGTCCAGTTGGGACCATATCCTGTCAATATAAAATGCTACCGACTTGGACATGATAAAATTGGCTCTGCTTTTCCCATAGCTCAGTGTTAG
- the LOC116253526 gene encoding uncharacterized protein LOC116253526 — protein sequence MEKRFSLIQTLAAAGVFSAVSFWYGFMFGRESARKELGGLIERLRSGNPSPDVPDS from the exons ATGGAGAAGCGGTTCTCTCTCATTCAAACGCTTGCGGCCGCCGGCGTCTTTTCCGCGGTCTCCTTCtg GTACGGATTCATGTTCGGGAGGGAATCCGCGAGGAAGGAGCTCGGCGGATTGATTGAACGCCTTCGTAGCGGTAATCCTTCGCCAGACGTTCCGGATTCTTGa
- the LOC116252263 gene encoding FCS-Like Zinc finger 3-like has protein sequence MAYRARVSERSHREAGILQVSGDDEGGYPREFTTAMRAYRSKRFYDVRAERRVSFLKACHLCRRPLGEGDDIYMYKGDTPFCSEECRQEQIELDEASEMAWGSVKAMQKKSKASLAEQQQQQQQKSDSFRVRAGTVAAA, from the coding sequence ATGGCCTACAGAGCGAGGGTTTCGGAGAGGAGCCACAGGGAGGCGGGGATCCTCCAGGTTTCCGGCGACGACGAGGGGGGTTACCCCAGGGAGTTCACGACCGCCATGAGGGCGTACAGGTCAAAGCGGTTCTACGACGTGAGGGCTGAGCGGAGAGTGTCCTTCCTGAAGGCTTGCCACCTCTGCAGGCGGCCGCTTGGTGAGGGCGACGATATCTATATGTATAAGGGCGATACCCCGTTCTGCAGCGAGGAGTGCAGGCAGGAGCAGATCGAGCTGGACGAGGCCAGCGAGATGGCCTGGGGGTCTGTGAAAGCGATGCAGAAGAAGAGTAAGGCCTCCCTCGccgagcagcagcagcagcagcagcagaagtcGGATAGCTTCCGGGTCCGGGCCGGCACCGTCGCCGCTGCGTAG
- the LOC116252378 gene encoding SNF2 domain-containing protein CLASSY 4-like: MNCIAGRTRSQMSGWRKILPPVVDCSRRKHAEVPHCSSSRKGKRAKEVILLSEEEEGSDHVEKLKTRKRSSNVQKGKTVEDDNDVEMRKFARKKECSSSWKGKEQSDASSRGSQRLWRTKMKCRKLGITICSSINGNGEKKGAIELMSSEDDNEDSTEVEKLVRRPVIQARKVKKIASRNSNRVARRREKASKKLNCVKKKRSLQWNEDEDEESISTSDDVEESVTDDDYNDDDDEDVNLKERSTSPLRSYQEGMHSNVMKAGSLHFFLNEEEKVFVDLVNSDNDDNTKQLKTKEQKTKDSLGLEAGIANKNRSIGQKVEEEETQSLSFDSEEEEGGGGGEEDEDTDDIEDDDEDDDYNVDDDWYDSEEDDEENQEEYEEEIQVEEQSRSLKQTEVVMRELREENIILKNENNILRSRLKQDGCKKHGRQYNTLVNKTRSHMEKTPKRRPRTPYSEDGRTEEGIIKEDRDTFTKIEANDHDQSTNVADIDDGYDDDVGDVKGVAGSAEKRAKQEVKKIPGDQKLYDKAELNIEKRGNKTSGQPIHDHLDDQDTNDYGNSTDGNSCAASTEKIYKKKKNKRMELSLFDLLMDTINEKRDILPDDVKTCEEKIPIKIKLPLRWSSSESEREKSDSEGELDDLWNELNFVLRLNEIGCPDWHETQHESNTNMTQSPVTCQHQFLLDEQIGIVCKVCNYVKLEIKYTMPPMIKRMNGKSGKRISREGEEISEVDDEGFKCQEFSTQGCNSKTFSDGTVWDLIPDLKEKMFQHQKEGFEFIWKTLGGGIAIKDLKSTGSDDIGGCLISHAPGTGKTLLTIAFLRSFLLLFDDYRPMIVAPLILLSTWENEFKKWGIGVPFHILNRNDFSGKENGSVLEIFSKNQSRLGNGRKQNLRRMVKIFSWIRDKSILGISYHLFGKLTAEKQHGREGESIRNLLLEYPGLLVLDEGHIARNKHSKLWQCLKQVKTQRRIMLSGTPFQNNFDQLFSTLYLIRPNFAEGIFERFEDHPSCLDDQADEEYLLHEKNERVLRRSFATFSVGIEPEETSSQLKELRSIIDPFIHVHEGTIHELPGLLDYFVYLYPSPLQRCLLDKLTDRTNFDYDHKVSCICVHPSLLLRRSSQKDNEKDRAIIQEHMLDLSKEQIHDGVKVRFVIELVQLCEAINEKILVFSQFIDPLVIIKRHLISFFGWTDGREVLQLDGSIIDQKQRQSLIHTFNDMSKEVKVLLVSTRVCAEGIDLTGASRVVLLDLVWNPSVRKQAISRAYRIGQQKVVYAYNLIASSTLEEKKYNIQDIKDKFSQLVFSVSAKNCTGSRLVDMMDNYEDKVLIELIKRDQNASLFQRVIELKCGRGQ; this comes from the exons ATGAACTGCATTGCTGGAAGAACAAGAAGCCAAATGTCTGGATGGCGGAAAATTCTTCCTCCT GTTGTGGATTGTTCAAGAAGGAAGCATGCAGAAGTTCCCCATTGCTCAAGTAGTAGAAAAGGCAAGAGAGCAAAAGAAGTCATTCTCTTGAGCGAAGAGGAAGAGGGCAGTGATCATGTAGAGAAGCTCAAGACAAGAAAGCGGAGTTCGAATGTGCAGAAAGGTAAGACAGTGGAGGATGACAATGATGTTGAAATGAGAAAGTTTGCAAGGAAAAAGGAGTGTTCAAGTTCATGGAAAGGGAAGGAACAATCAGACGCATCTTCCAGGGGTTCTCAAAGGTTAtggaggacaaaaatgaaatgtaGGAAGCTAGGGATCACAATTTGCTCCTCTATTAATGGAAATGGTGAGAAGAAGGGAGCAATTGAGCTCATGAGCAGTGAGGATGATAATGAGGATTCAACTGAAGTGGAGAAGCTTGTAAGAAGGCCAGTCATCCAAGCaaggaaagttaaaaaaatagcTTCAAGGAATTCCAATAGGGTGGccagaaggagagagaaagcttCGAAGAAATTGAATTGTGTGAAGAAGAAGCGGAGTTTGCAATGGAAcgaggatgaagatgaagaatcAATTTCTACAAGTGATGATGTGGAGGAGAGTGTCACTGATGATGAttataatgatgatgatgatgaggatgtTAACTTGAAGGAAAGGTCAACTTCACCTTTGAGAAGCTACCAAGAAGGAATGCACTCAAACGTCATGAAAGCAGGaagtcttcattttttcctaAACGAGgaagaaaaagtatttgttgatcTAGTCAACAGTGACAATGATGATAATACTAAGCAGTTGAAGACAAAAGAGCAGAAAACTAAGGACTCTTTAGGATTGGAAGCTGGAATCGCAAATAAGAATAGATCAATAGGGCAGAAAGTTGAGGAGGAAGAAACTCAAAGTCTGAGTTTTgatagtgaagaagaagaaggaggaggaggaggagaagaagatgaagatacTGATGACATTGAGGATGATGACGAGGATGATGACTATAATGTTGATGATGACTGGTACGATTCTGAAGAAGACGATGAAGAGAATCAGGAGGAATATGAGGAAGAGATACAAGTAGAGGAGCAAAGCAGAAGTTTGAAACAAACAGAGGTTGTAATGAGAgaacttagagaagaaaacatcATCTTAAAGAATGAGAACAATATACTCCGAAGCAGGTTGAAGCAAGACGGTTGCAAGAAACATGGGAGACAGTATAACACTCTTGTCAACAAAACAAGGTCCCATATGGAAAAAACTCCCAAGAGAAGACCTAGAACTCCTTATTCAGAAGATGGTCGCACTGAAGAGGGGATAATAAAAGAAGACAGAGACACTTTTACTAAAATAGAAGCTAATGATCATGATCAGAGTACTAATGTTGCTGATATTGATGATGGCTATGATGATGATGTCGGTGATGTTAAAGGTGTTGCAGGTAGTGCTGAAAAACGAGCCAAACAAGAGGTTAAGAAGATCCCTGGAGATCAGAAACTTTATGACAAGGCTGAGTTGAACATTGAGAAAAGGGGCAACAAGACCTCTGGACAACCTATACATGATCATTTGGACGACCAAGATACCAATGATTATGGTAATTCTACCGATGGCAATAGTTGTGCTGCTAGTACagagaaaatatacaagaaaaaaaagaacaaacggATGGAGCTTTCACTCTTTGATCTTCTTATGGACACAATTAATGAAAAGAGGGACATTTTACCCGATGATGTGAAGACCTGTGAAGAAAAAATtccaatcaaaataaagttgCCTTTGCGGTGGTCATCTAGCGAATCAGAGCGTGAGAAATCAGATTCTGAAGGAGAACTAGATGACCTTTGGAATGAACTAAATTTCGTCCTCAGACTGAATGAGATCGGTTGTCCTGATTGGCATGAGACACAG CATGAATCGAACACAAACATGACTCAATCTCCAGTTACCTGTCAGCATCAATTCCTTCTTGATGAACAAATTGGCATTGTGTGCAAAGTCTGCaattatgtgaagttggaaatTAAGTACACAATGCCACCAATG ATTAAGCGTATGAATGGAAAATCAGGCAAGAGGATTTCACGTGAAGGAGAGGAAATTTCAGAGGTTGATGATGAGGGGTTCAAATGTCAAGAATTCAGCACCCAAGGCTGCAATTCAAAAACTTTCTCCGATGGAACTGTATGGGACCTCATTCCTGAcctgaaagaaaaaatgttcCAGCATCAGAAAGAAGGGTTTGAgtttatttggaaaactttggGAGGTGGTATTGCTATTAAGGATTTGAAGTCCACTGGTTCAGATGATATAGGTGGTTGTCTGATTTCACATGCTCCAGGTACTGGAAAGACATTATTGACCATAGCATTTCTCCGgtcattccttcttctttttgatgATTATAGACCAATGATTGTTGCTCCACTTATCTTACTATCTACTTGGGaaaatgaattcaaaaaatGGGGAATTGGGGTGCCATTTCATATTCTCAATCGAAATGACTTCTCAGGGAAGGAAAATGGTTCAGTGTTGGAGATATTTTCGAAAAACCAATCAAGGTTGGGGAATGGAAGAAAACAGAATTTGCGGCGTATGGTAaaaattttttcctggattCGTGACAAAAGTATTCTTGGAATCAGTTATCACCTGTTTGGAAAGCTGACTGCAGAAAAGCAGCATGGCAGAGAGGGCGAATCAATAAGGAATTTACTTCTGGAGTATCCAGGTTTGCTGGTGCTTGATGAAGGGCATATTGCTAGAAACAAGCACAGTAAACTCTGGCAATGCCTTAAACAGGTTAAGACACAGCGGCGTATCATGCTATCTGGGACTCCATTCCAGAACAACTTTGATCAGCTTTTCAGCACTCTGTATTTGATTAGACCAAATTTTGCAGAAGGCATTTTTGAGAGATTTGAGGACCACCCGAGCTGTTTAGATGACCAAGCTGATGAAGAGTACCTCTTAcatgagaaaaatgagagagtaCTTCGACGTAGTTTTGCAACCTTTTCAGTAGGCATAGAACCAGAGGAAACTAGTTCGCAGTTAAAAGAGCTGAGGTCAATCATTGATCCTTTCATCCATGTCCACGAAGGAACCATCCATGAGCTTCCTGGCTTGTTAGATTATTTTGTTTATCTATATCCCTCTCCTCTACAGAGGTGCCTTCTAGATAAGCTAACTGATCGTACCAACTTCGATTACGATCATAAAGTGTCTTGCATTTGTGTCCACCCATCCCTTCTTCTAAGAAGGTCTTCTCAAAAAGATAATGAGAAAGATCGAGCAATCATCCAAGAGCATATGTTGGATCTATCAAAGGAACAAATCCATGATGGAGTTAAAGTAAGATTTGTCATTGAGCTTGTTCAGCTTTGTGAAGcgataaatgagaaaattttggtGTTTAGTCAATTTATTGACCCTCTCGTCATCATAAAAAGACAtctaatttctttctttggttggaCTGATGGACGGGAGGTCCTACAGCTTGATGGAAGCATTATTGATCAGAAGCAGCGGCAGTCACTAATTCATACTTTTAATGATATGTCAAAGGAGGTGAAGGTGCTACTTGTTTCAACAAGGGTATGTGCTGAAGGAATTGATCTGACCGGGGCTTCGAGGGTGGTTTTGCTTGATCTTGTTTGGAATCCTTCAGTGCGAAAGCAAGCTATCAGCCGAGCTTATAGGATTGGACAACAAAAGGTTGTGTATGCTTACAACCTGATAGCATCATCTACTTTGGAGGAAAAGAAGTACAACATACAGGATATAAAGGATAAATTCAGCCAACTAGTGTTTTCAGTATCTGCAAAGAACTGTACTGGTTCTAGGCTGGTAGACATGATGGATAATTACGAAGATAAGGTTCTGATTGAACTGATTAAGCGAGACCAGAATGCTAGTTTGTTTCAGAGAGTAATTGAACTCAAGTGTGGCCGAGGGCAATGA
- the LOC116253525 gene encoding uncharacterized protein LOC116253525 isoform X1 produces the protein MEGLVRGLLNVALGEGDDDQPREERSRSTWAQVVSGEQDGREEGSPQWNAHRHNAEFGEHEKGEKGPRYHQSSSHPYSVRLADHSLESNNEEWTTVPDHNDRKPQKQTHEVGFYRQEEREEKIHQSGYSSTHQYSCETSNIEEWQTVNSHHVRKPHRQSHAEKMEHWHGYKRPASEQEYADEVSHVDLEPTEEELNNLSVACDKLWQLDLNRLVPGKDYEIDCGEGKKAYEKEDVARGALFSYLSEDVLHRPSYSRFCALLDNYNPCQGAKEVTTPEERQEQDAFIEEISRTAPVKYLYRYLLSKGIISEHYDDFKRRMRAIWFDLYGRGGASNSSSAFEHVFVGEIKGRGENQVSGFHNWIQFYLEEAKGRVDYHGYILPRRRGHFPDSETQLLTIQFEWNGVLKSVSSTLVGVSPEFEIALYTVCFFAGEEDNHVQLGPYPVNIKCYRLGHDKIGSAFPIAQC, from the exons ATGGAAGGATTGGTCAGAGGTCTGCTAAATGTGGCGTTGGGCGAAGGAGACGACGACCAACCTAGAGAAGAGCGCTCCAGATCCACCTGGGCAcag GTTGTATCTGGAGAGCAGgatggaagagaagaaggatcCCCTCAATGGAATGCTCACCGACACAAT GCTGAGTTCGGAGAGCATGAAAAGGGCGAGAAAGGTCCACGGTATCATCAGTCGAGTTCCCATCCGTACAGTGTAAGATTGGCTGATCACTCCCTG GAGAGCAACAATGAGGAGTGGACAACTGTTCCCGACCACAATGACAGGAAGCCCCAGAAGCAAACACATGAG GTTGGGTTTTACCgtcaagaagaaagagaagaaaaaatccaCCAGAGCGGCTATAGTAGTACCCATCAATACAGC TGTGAAACCTCGAACATTGAGGAGTGGCAAACTGTCAATTCACATCATGTCAGGAAACCTCATAGACAATCTCATGCG GAAAAAATGGAACATTGGCATGGCTACAAGAGGCCAGCCAGTGAGCAGGAATACGCTGATGAAGTAAGCCACGTTGATCTGGAACCGACAGAAGAGGAGCTTAACAATCTCTCAGTAGCTTGTGACAAGCTTTGGCAACTTGATTTGAACCGCTTGGTACCTGGGAAAGATTATGAGATTGATTGTGGAGAAGGGAAAAAGGCCTATGAGAAGGAAGATGTGGCACGAGGAGCTTTGTTTTCTTATCTAAGTGAAGATGTACTCCATCGACCAAGTTACTCCCGATTTTGTGCTCTTTTAGACAACTATAATCCATGTCAAGGTGCTAAAGAGGTGACAACACCCGAAGAGAGACAGGAACAAGATGCATTCATTGAGGAGATTAGTAGGACTGCGCCAGTCAAGTATCTGTATAGATATCTTCTTTCAAAAGGGATTATTTCTGAGCATTATGATGATTTTAAGAGAAGGATGAGAGCCATATGGTTTGATCTTTATGGAAGAGGCGGCGCATCTAATAGCTCTTCTGCATTCGAACATGTCTTTGTTGGTGAAATAAAGGGCCGTGGGGAGAACCAAGTTTCAGGTTTTCACAACTGGATTCAG TTTTACCtggaagaagctaaagggagggTCGACTATCATGGATACATTCTTCCTAGAAGGCGTGGACATTTC CCAGATTCAGAAACTCAACTGCTCACTATCCAGTTCGAGTGGAATGGCGTTCTCAAGTCTGTCTCTAGCACCTTGGTTGGTGTGAGCCCTGAGTTCGAAATTGCTCTCTACACTGTATGTTTCTTTGCAGGTGAAGAGGATAACCACGTCCAGTTGGGACCATATCCTGTCAATATAAAATGCTACCGACTTGGACATGATAAAATTGGCTCTGCTTTTCCCATAGCTCAGTGTTAG